One window from the genome of Musa acuminata AAA Group cultivar baxijiao chromosome BXJ1-4, Cavendish_Baxijiao_AAA, whole genome shotgun sequence encodes:
- the LOC135660382 gene encoding chaperone protein dnaJ A7A, chloroplastic-like yields MTTVPCRGTSVPQLGTQPQAICRNVSSGAKGCHFTNRVLMPQTGTSGNYLASSRASFLAQVSSSALFNDGPRLNNRRNKTARLVVRADADYYSVLGVSRNASKSEIKSAYRKLARSYHPDVNKEPGAEQKFKDISNAYEVLSDDEKRSLYDKYGEAGLKGAGMGMGDFSNPFDLFESLFEGMGGMGGPRAARNRPIQGDDESYNLVLNFKDAIFGIEKEIEITRLENCGTCDGSGAKPGTKPSKCSTCGGQGQVVSSVRTPLGVFQQVMTCSSCSGTGEVSTPCNTCRGDGRVRKTKRISLKVPAGVDSGSRLRVRSEGNAGRRGGPPGDLYVFIEVLSDPVLKRDGTNILYTCKVSYIDAILGTTMKVPTVDGLVDLKIPAGTQPGTTLVMAKKGVPYLGKANTRGDQLVRVQVEIPKRLSSEEKKLIEELANLSKSKTANSRR; encoded by the exons ATGACAACTGTACCATGTAGAGGTACTTCAGTACCTCAGCTGGGAACCCAACCACAAGCAATATGTAGAAATGTATCTTCAGGAGCTAAGGGCTGTCATTTTACGAACAGGGTGCTGATGCCTCAAACCGG TACTTCCGGTAACTATCTGGCGTCATCGCGTGCAAGTTTTCTTGCCCAGGTGTCTTCATCTGCTCTATTTAATGATGGACCACGCCTAAATAATAGGCGTAATAAGACAGCACGACTTGTTGTTAGAGCTGATGCC GATTATTATTCTGTACTTGGTGTGTCAAGAAATGCAAGTAAATCTGAAATaaaaagtg CTTACAGGAAGCTTGCAAGGAGTTATCATCCTGATGTGAACAA AGAACCTGGTGCGGAACAGAAGTTCAAGGATATTAGTAATGCGTATGAG GTTTTATCAGATGATGAAAAGAGATCTCTGTATGATAAATATGGAGAAGCTGGCCTCAAAGGTGCTGGCATGGGCATGGGG GATTTCAGCAACCCATTTGATCTCTTTGAGTCATTATTTGAAGGCATGGGTGGGATGGGTGGTCCAAGAGCAGCTCGCAACAGGCCTATACAGGGTGATGATGAGAGCTATAATCTTGTCCTGAATTTCAAAGATGCAATTTTTGGCATTGAGAAGGAGATAGAAATTACAAGGTTAGAAAATTGTGGAACCTGTGATGGTTCTGGTGCTAAACCAGGTACAAAGCCAAGCAAGTGCAGCACCTGTGGAGGTCAAGGTCAGGTTGTCTCTTCAGTGAGGACACCACTCGGTGTATTCCAGCAGGTCATGACTTGCTCGAGTTGTAGTGGTACCGGTGAGGTCTCTACCCCATGCAACACCTGTAGAGGGGATGGCCGTGTGAGGAAGACAAAGAGGATTAGTCTTAAAGTTCCAGCTGGAGTTGACTCTGGTAGCCGGCTGAGGGTCCGGTCTGAGGGGAATGCTGGAAGGAGAGGTGGCCCTCCTGGAGACCTCTATGTGTTTATCGAAGTTCTCTCGGATCCTGTGCTTAAGAGGGATGGAACCAACATTCTTTATACGTGCAAGGTATCGTACATTGATGCCATCTTAGGAACCACTATGAAGGTCCCAACAGTGGATGGATTGGTGGATCTAAAAATTCCAGCTGGGACACAGCCAGGTACAACTCTGGTAATGGCTAAGAAGGGGGTTCCTTACCTCGGAAAGGCAAACACCAGGGGAGATCAGTTGGTTCGCGTGCAGGTGGAGATCCCGAAGAGGTTAAGCAGTGAAGAAAAGAAGTTGATCGAGGAGCTTGCAAATCTGAGCAAGTCCAAGACGGCAAACAGCAGGAGATAG
- the LOC135660356 gene encoding small ribosomal subunit protein uS17-like isoform X1 → MAEQTEKAFLKQPKVFLCCSSKKSGKGKRPGKGGNRFWKSIGLGFKTPREAIEGTYIDKKCPFTGNVSIRGRILAGTCHSAKMNRTIIVRRNYLHYVKKYQRYEKRHSNIPAHISPCFRVKEGDHVIIGQCRPLAKTVGFNVLKVIPAGSTSGGGKKAFAAV, encoded by the exons ATGGCGGAACAG ACAGAGAAGGCGTTCTTGAAGCAGCCGAAGGTGTTTCTGTG TTGCAGTTCAAAGAAATCTGGAAAGGGAAAGAGACCTGGAAAAGGTGGGAATAGATTCTGGAAGAGTATTGGTCTTGGCTTCAAGACTCCCAGGGAAGCCATCGAAG GAACCTACATCGATAAGAAGTGCCCATTCACTGGCAATGTATCGATTCGAGGTCGCATCCTAGCAGGCACATGCCACAGTGCCAAAATGAACAGAACCATCATTGTGCGCCGCAACTACCTTCACTATGTGAAGAAATATCAAAG GTATGAAAAGAGACACTCGAACATTCCTGCACACATATCACCCTGCTTCCGTGTGAAGGAAGGTGACCATGTTATCATTGGTCAGTGCAG GCCACTGGCAAAGACTGTTGGATTCAATGTACTAAAAGTCATCCCAGCTGGATCAACAAGTGGAGGTGGGAAGAAGGCCTTTGCTGCAGTTTGA
- the LOC135660356 gene encoding small ribosomal subunit protein uS17-like isoform X2, producing MAEQTEKAFLKQPKVFLCSKKSGKGKRPGKGGNRFWKSIGLGFKTPREAIEGTYIDKKCPFTGNVSIRGRILAGTCHSAKMNRTIIVRRNYLHYVKKYQRYEKRHSNIPAHISPCFRVKEGDHVIIGQCRPLAKTVGFNVLKVIPAGSTSGGGKKAFAAV from the exons ATGGCGGAACAG ACAGAGAAGGCGTTCTTGAAGCAGCCGAAGGTGTTTCTGTG TTCAAAGAAATCTGGAAAGGGAAAGAGACCTGGAAAAGGTGGGAATAGATTCTGGAAGAGTATTGGTCTTGGCTTCAAGACTCCCAGGGAAGCCATCGAAG GAACCTACATCGATAAGAAGTGCCCATTCACTGGCAATGTATCGATTCGAGGTCGCATCCTAGCAGGCACATGCCACAGTGCCAAAATGAACAGAACCATCATTGTGCGCCGCAACTACCTTCACTATGTGAAGAAATATCAAAG GTATGAAAAGAGACACTCGAACATTCCTGCACACATATCACCCTGCTTCCGTGTGAAGGAAGGTGACCATGTTATCATTGGTCAGTGCAG GCCACTGGCAAAGACTGTTGGATTCAATGTACTAAAAGTCATCCCAGCTGGATCAACAAGTGGAGGTGGGAAGAAGGCCTTTGCTGCAGTTTGA
- the LOC135660334 gene encoding homeobox protein knotted-1-like 13 isoform X2 has protein sequence MAFHNHLSHELTLPQYAEEQLGGDSPTVLMTTVGQLAASTSGAATEAKDGKDIPRLMAEGSGPTWLNSAILRRQGHHYADGSFLHLQTTVDSSSPPVAAGGGGGGLGHWFPRPPTLRRSGSEDEAPVSSDSVMVAAIPAGGEFVEAEALAQRTGGEAVAGEGTWQSARYKAEILAHPLYEQLLSAHVACVRIATPVDQLPRIDAQLAQSQQVVSKYSVLGGGGSSGQILGDGKELDRFMTHYVLLLCSFKEQLQQHVRVHAMEAVMACWELEQALQSLTGVSPGEGTGATMSDDDDDDQVDSETNLLDGSLDVPDSMGFGPLVPTDSERSLMERVRQELKHELKQGYKEKIVDVREEILRKRRAGKLPGDSTCTLKAWWQSHSKWPYPTEDDKAQLVEETGLQLKQINNWFINQRKRNWHTNPSSSSSLKSKRKR, from the exons ATGGCGTTCCACAACCACCTCTCTCACGAGCTGACGCTGCCGCAGTACGCTGAAGAGCAGCTGGGTGGGGACAGCCCGACAGTGCTCATGACCACCGTTGGTCAGCTCGCCGCCTCTACATCTGGAGCCGCTACGGAGGCGAAGGACGGGAAAGACATCCCCCGTCTCATGGCCGAAGGAAGCGGACCCACGTGGCTCAACAGCGCAATTCTCCGGCGGCAGGGGCACCACTACGCCGACGGCAGCTTCCTCCACCTCCAGACCACGGTCGACTCCTCCTCGCCACCGGTCGCAGCCGGAGGAGGCGGAGGGGGGTTGGGGCATTGGTTTCCCCGCCCCCCGACCCTGCGGCGCAGCGGCAGCGAGGACGAGGCCCCGGTCTCGAGCGACTCCGTGATGGTCGCTGCTATCCCGGCGGGCGGGGAGTTCGTGGAGGCGGAGGCGTTGGCGCAGAGGACCGGCGGGGAGGCGGTTGCGGGGGAGGGGACGTGGCAGAGCGCGAGGTACAAGGCGGAGATATTGGCGCACCCGTTGTACGAGCAGCTGCTGTCGGCGCACGTCGCGTGCGTGAGGATCGCCACCCCCGTAGACCAGCTGCCGAGGATCGATGCGCAGCTCGCGCAATCGCAGCAAGTCGTGTCCAAGTACTCCGTgctcggcggcggcggcagcagcggtcaGATACTCGGCGACGGCAAGGAGCTCGATCGGTTCATG ACACATTATGTCTTGCTACTTTGCTCCTTCAAAGAACAACTACAGCAGCATGTCCGTGTTCATGCCATGGAAGCAGTGATGGCTTGTTGGGAGCTTGAGCAAGCACTTCAAAGCCTAACAG GTGTCTCTCCTGGTGAAGGTACAGGTGCAACTatgtctgatgatgatgatgatgaccaggTTGACAGTGAGACAAACCTGTTGGATGGAAGCTTGGATGTTCCAGACAGCATGGGATTTGGCCCTCTTGTACCAACCGACAGTGAGAGATCCTTGATGGAACGTGTTAGGCAGGAGCTGAAGCATGAGCTGAAACAG GGTTACAAGGAGAAGATTGTAGATGTCAGAGAAGAGATTCTGCGTAAGAGAAGAGCTGGAAAACTCCCTGGAGATAGCACTTGTACATTGAAGGCTTGGTGGCAGTCCCACTCTAAATGGCCATATCCAACA GAGGACGATAAAGCACAATTGGTGGAGGAAACGGGATTACAGCTAAAGCAGATCAATAACTGGTTCATCAACCAAAGAAAAAGGAATTGGCACACAAATCCATCATCATCAAGTTCTCTGAAAAGCAAGCGTAAAAG GTGA
- the LOC103983192 gene encoding protein PHOX1, with protein MGKPTAKKKSSGGKHTDANSKNSRSIEHSPNVFDEDTTIFMDMARDLKEEGNMLFQKREYERAVLKYEKAIKLLPKNHIDVAYLHSNTAACYMQMIPEEYHLAINQCNLALKVSPKYSKALLKRAKCFEALNRLDLACKDVDLVLSLEPNNLTALEISERVKKTMEKKGTVLDDKALYPLPEPPTVKEKLKKKKRSHKPMEKQVEVKEEPMKSVKLVFGEDIRWAQVPANCTMLQLREIVGNKFPNLKAVLIKYKDKEGDLVTITTSEELRWAEESADPLGSVRLYIVEVNPDFEPLLEEAKNSSLGRKLDRETNSISENGSIRHDNDKVSSVYIDDWIVQFARLFKSHVGFNSDEYLNLHELGMKLFSEAMEETVTTEQAQEIFEITEDKFQEMAALAFFNWGNVHMSRARKRLFLSENPTKESMLAEVKAAYEWAQTEYVKAGKSYEEALKFKANFYEGLLALALQQFEQAKLSWYYAIGSEADLETWPSSEVLELFNQAEDNIERGTEMWEEIEEQRLKELSKPNEEKTLLQKLGLEDYFIELSTDEAAELASNMRSQINILWGTILYERSVVEFRLGIPLWEECLMAAVDKFKLAGASPTDLAVMIKNHCANETAQEGLGFKIDEIVQAWNEMYDAKKWISGVPSFRLEPLFRRRVPKLHYILEHI; from the exons ATGGGTAAGCCGACTGCTAAGAAGAAGAGTTCAGGAGGTAAACATACTGATGCGAACTCAAAGAACAGCAGATCCATCGAACACAGCCCAAACGTCTTTGATGAGGATACGACAATCTTCATGGACATGGCTCGTGATTTGAAAGAGGAGGGCAACATGTTGTTCCAGAAGAGGGAGTATGAGAGAGCAGTGCTGAAGTACGAGAAGGCCATTAAGCTGCTTCCAAAGAACCACATTGATGTTGCGTACCTCCACAGCAATACAGCAGCCTGTTATATGCAGATGATCCCTGAGGAATACCACCTTGCAATTAATCAATGTAATCTAGCTCTCAAGGTCTCACCCAAGTACAGTAAGGCACTACTGAAAAGGGCCAAGTGTTTTGAAGCCTTGAATAGGTTGGATTTGGCCTGTAAAGACGTCGACCTAGTTCTGAGCTTGGAGCCAAACAACCTCACAGCATTGGAAATTTCAGAAAGAGTTAAAAAGACAATGGAGAAAAAGGGCACCGTTTTAGATGATAAGGCTCTTTATCCACTGCCAGAACCTCCGACAGTGAAAGagaagctgaagaagaagaagaggagccataAGCCCATGGAGAAACAGGTTGAAGTTAAGGAAGAGCCTATGAAAAGCGTGAAGTTAGTTTTCGGGGAGGACATAAGATGGGCTCAGGTACCAGCTAATTGTACAATGTTGCAGCTGAGGGAGATTGTTGGCAATAAATTTCCAAACCTGAAGGCTGTCCTTATCAAATACAAGGATAAAGAGGGTGATTTGGTGACAATCACTACATCTGAAGAGCTGAGGTGGGCGGAAGAATCTGCAGACCCGCTGGGGTCTGTTAGGCTTTATATTGTAGAAGTTAACCCTGATTTTGAACCTTTGCTTGAAGAGGCAAAAAACAGCTCTTTAGGGAGGAAGCTGGACAGAGAAACTAATAGCATATCTGAAAATGGGAGCATCAGACATGACAATGACAAGGTCTCTTCAGTTTATATTGATGACTGGATTGTGCAATTTGCTCGGCTATTCAAGAGCCACGTTGGTTTCAATTCTGATGAATATCTGAACCTTCATGAGTTAGGCATGAAACTGTTTTCAGAGGCAATGGAAGAAACTGTCACAACTGAACAAGCACAAGAAATTTTTGAAATCACTGAGGATAAATTTCAGGAGATGGCAGCTCTGGCATTCTTTAATTGGGGAAATGTGCATATGTCTCGAGCAAGGAAGAGACTGTTCTTATCAGAAAATCCTACGAAGGAATCTATGCTTGCAGAGGTGAAAGCTGCATATGAGTGGGCTCAGACTGAGTATGTTAAAGCGGGAAAGAGTTACGAAGAAGCTTTGAAATTCAAGGCTAATTTCTATGAGGGTCTTCTTGCACTTGCACTGCAACAGTTTGAGCAAGCAAAGCTTTCATGGTATTATGCAATTGGAAGCGAGGCAGATTTGGAGACATGGCCTTCATCGGAAGTCCTGGAGCTATTCAACCAAGCTGAGGATAACATTGAAAGAGGAACAGAGATGTGGGAAGAAATAGAAGAGCAGCGGTTAAAGGAACTCTCCAAACCCAATGAGGAAAAGACCTTGTTGCAAAAGCTGGGTTTGGAAGACTACTTCATAGAGCTCTCGACTGATGAAGCTGCAGAACTTGCTTCTAACATGAGATCTCAGATAAATATATTATGGGGAACCATACTTTATGAGAGATCTGTTGTGGAATTCAGATTAGGTATTCCACTGTGGGAAGAGTGCCTAATGGCGGCGGTGGATAAATTCAAACTGGCAGGGGCTTCTCCAACTGACCTTGCTGTGATGATAAAAAACCACTGTGCCAATGAAACTGCCCAAGAAG GATTAGGCTTCAAGATTGATGAGATAGTTCAGGCATGGAATGAGATGTATGATGCAAAAAAGTGGATAAGTGGTGTTCCATCATTCAGACTTGAGCCTTTATTTCGGCGGAGAGTCCCAAAGCTGCATTATATACTGGAACatatatga
- the LOC135660340 gene encoding uncharacterized protein LOC135660340: MAYGYTPTYYSSFQDTITSLCKSILPFSLRSRRPPLPDQKLAERHSDSLKWQQESFHRILHLMGLRKEGIVPESDVVAFRTHILDTLIAAPKDQEPAGVIRDKLLFLQELYYAKCISAEEYHSSKRPLLQRLAVQGVELDCRDVIIRCPTMSTEEEWSDIELGDKAPSTVAEKAKNQTPIKAFIGNAASWTGKGKKDGSCKAMKGPLGSVDVNVMDPRRPWMENQHSGKSSIQMPEGSPLIPIKSDKGKRKMFQDLFRKGNTDESENREPLLAEPEERSMKSTWGLDGLRKRK; the protein is encoded by the exons atgGCGTACGGCTACACTCCCACCTACTACTCTTCCTTCCAGGACACCATCACCTCCCTGTGCAAATCGATCCTGCCCTTCAGCCTCAGGAGCCGGCGGCCGCCGCTGCCCGACCAGAAGCTCGCGGAGCGCCACTCCGACAGCCTCAAGTGGCAACAGGAGTCTTTCCACCGGATCCTTCACCTCATGGGCCTCCGGAAAGAGGGCATCGTGCCCGAGAGCGACGTGGTCGCTTTCCGAACCCACATTCTCGACACCCTCATCGCCGCCCCCAAGGACCAGGAGCCAGCCGGCGTCATCCGCGACAAGCTACTCTTCTTACAG GAATTGTACTATGCTAAGTGCATCTCGGCGGAGGAGTACCATTCGTCGAAGAGGCCTCTGCTGCAGAGGCTGGCCGTGCAAGGCGTCGAGCTCGATTGCCGCGACGTGATCATTAGGTGCCCGACGATGAGCACGGAAGAGGAGTGGTCAGATATAGAGCTCGGGGACAAAGCGCCCTCCACGGTCGCGGAGAAGGCGAAGAACCAAACTCCGATCAAAGCCTTCATCGGCAATGCAGCTTCATGGACAGGTAAAGGGAAGAAGGACGGCTCTTGCAAGGCGATGAAGGGGCCTTTAGGCTCCGTGGACGTGAATGTGATGGATCCACGGAGGCCTTGGATGGAAAACCAACACAGTGGCAAGAGTTCGATACAGATGCCGGAAGGTTCGCCACTGATACCCATCAAGtctgacaaagggaagaggaagatGTTCCAAGATCTGTTTCGGAAGGGAAACACAGATGAGAGTGAAAACAGGGAGCCACTGCTCGCTGAACCCGAAGAAAGATCTATGAAATCTACATGGGGTCTTGATGGGCTGAGGAAACGGAAGTAG
- the LOC135660334 gene encoding homeobox protein knotted-1-like 13 isoform X1, which translates to MAFHNHLSHELTLPQYAEEQLGGDSPTVLMTTVGQLAASTSGAATEAKDGKDIPRLMAEGSGPTWLNSAILRRQGHHYADGSFLHLQTTVDSSSPPVAAGGGGGGLGHWFPRPPTLRRSGSEDEAPVSSDSVMVAAIPAGGEFVEAEALAQRTGGEAVAGEGTWQSARYKAEILAHPLYEQLLSAHVACVRIATPVDQLPRIDAQLAQSQQVVSKYSVLGGGGSSGQILGDGKELDRFMTHYVLLLCSFKEQLQQHVRVHAMEAVMACWELEQALQSLTGVSPGEGTGATMSDDDDDDQVDSETNLLDGSLDVPDSMGFGPLVPTDSERSLMERVRQELKHELKQGYKEKIVDVREEILRKRRAGKLPGDSTCTLKAWWQSHSKWPYPTEDDKAQLVEETGLQLKQINNWFINQRKRNWHTNPSSSSSLKSKRKRQ; encoded by the exons ATGGCGTTCCACAACCACCTCTCTCACGAGCTGACGCTGCCGCAGTACGCTGAAGAGCAGCTGGGTGGGGACAGCCCGACAGTGCTCATGACCACCGTTGGTCAGCTCGCCGCCTCTACATCTGGAGCCGCTACGGAGGCGAAGGACGGGAAAGACATCCCCCGTCTCATGGCCGAAGGAAGCGGACCCACGTGGCTCAACAGCGCAATTCTCCGGCGGCAGGGGCACCACTACGCCGACGGCAGCTTCCTCCACCTCCAGACCACGGTCGACTCCTCCTCGCCACCGGTCGCAGCCGGAGGAGGCGGAGGGGGGTTGGGGCATTGGTTTCCCCGCCCCCCGACCCTGCGGCGCAGCGGCAGCGAGGACGAGGCCCCGGTCTCGAGCGACTCCGTGATGGTCGCTGCTATCCCGGCGGGCGGGGAGTTCGTGGAGGCGGAGGCGTTGGCGCAGAGGACCGGCGGGGAGGCGGTTGCGGGGGAGGGGACGTGGCAGAGCGCGAGGTACAAGGCGGAGATATTGGCGCACCCGTTGTACGAGCAGCTGCTGTCGGCGCACGTCGCGTGCGTGAGGATCGCCACCCCCGTAGACCAGCTGCCGAGGATCGATGCGCAGCTCGCGCAATCGCAGCAAGTCGTGTCCAAGTACTCCGTgctcggcggcggcggcagcagcggtcaGATACTCGGCGACGGCAAGGAGCTCGATCGGTTCATG ACACATTATGTCTTGCTACTTTGCTCCTTCAAAGAACAACTACAGCAGCATGTCCGTGTTCATGCCATGGAAGCAGTGATGGCTTGTTGGGAGCTTGAGCAAGCACTTCAAAGCCTAACAG GTGTCTCTCCTGGTGAAGGTACAGGTGCAACTatgtctgatgatgatgatgatgaccaggTTGACAGTGAGACAAACCTGTTGGATGGAAGCTTGGATGTTCCAGACAGCATGGGATTTGGCCCTCTTGTACCAACCGACAGTGAGAGATCCTTGATGGAACGTGTTAGGCAGGAGCTGAAGCATGAGCTGAAACAG GGTTACAAGGAGAAGATTGTAGATGTCAGAGAAGAGATTCTGCGTAAGAGAAGAGCTGGAAAACTCCCTGGAGATAGCACTTGTACATTGAAGGCTTGGTGGCAGTCCCACTCTAAATGGCCATATCCAACA GAGGACGATAAAGCACAATTGGTGGAGGAAACGGGATTACAGCTAAAGCAGATCAATAACTGGTTCATCAACCAAAGAAAAAGGAATTGGCACACAAATCCATCATCATCAAGTTCTCTGAAAAGCAAGCGTAAAAG ACAATGA